ATCAGGCAGAGCCCCGCGCCCCTGAAGAACGCCACCGTAGGGTTCTAGGTGACGGAGGGAGATGCGGTGGGTTCCAGCGCTGTGCGTGTACAGGGGCTCTGGAAGCGGTTCGGGCAGCAGGTCGCTGTCGCCGGGATCGATCTGGAGTTGCCCGCGGGCAAGTTCATCGGGCTTGTCGGGCCGAACGGGGCCGGGAAGACCACCACGTTGTCGATGGTGACCGGGCTGCTCAGGCCCGATCAGGGGACCGTCGAGGTGGTGGGGCACGACGTGTGGCGGGACCCCGTCGAGGTGAAGGCGCGGATCGGGGTGCTGCCGGAGGGACTGCGGCTGTTCGAGCGGCTGTCGGGGCGTGAACTGCTGGCGTACAACGGGCGGTTGCGCGGGCTGCCCGGTGCCGAGGTCGACAAGCGGGCCACGCAGCTCCTCGATGTCCTCGATCTGGCGGGCGCCCAGCACAAGCTCGTCGTCGACTACTCGACCGGCATGCGCAAGAAGATCGGGCTCGCCACGGCGCTCCTCCACAATCCCGAAGTGCTGTTCCTGGACGAGCCGTTCGAGGGCGTCGATCCCGTCTCCGCCCAGACCATCCGGGGCGTCCTGGAGCGGTACACCGCCTCGGGCGCCACGGTCGTGTTCTCTTCCCACGTCATGGAGCTCGTCGAGTCGCTGTGCGACTGGGTGGCCGTCATGGCCGCCGGGCGGATCCGCGCGCACGGGACGCTGGCGGAGGTGCGCGGTGACGCGCCCTCGCTGCAGCGGGCGTTCCTGGAACTCGTCGGGGCGCAGAGCCGGGACGCCGGGTCCCATCTCGACTGGCTGGGCGGCGGGTCCCGGTGAGCGATTCCACGATCACCCCGGTCTTCGTCCGGCTGAAGCTGTCGCTGCTGCGCAACGGGCTGCGGCAGTCCGGCGGGCGGAAGGCCGCCTACATCGCGTCGGCCGTCTTCGCCCTGCTGTTCGCCGCGCTGCAACTGATCGGCCTGATCGCGCTGCGCGGGCACGCGCACGTCGAGTCGCTGGTCGTGCTGGTGGCGGCGGTGCTGGGGCTCGGCTGGGCGGTGATGCCGCTGTTCTTCCCCAGCGGTGACGAGACGCTGGATCCGACCCGGCTGGTGATGCTGCCGCTGCGGCCCCGGCCGCTGGTGCGGGCCCTGCTCACGGCGTCGCTGGTCGGCATCGGGCCGCTGTTCACGCTGTGCCTGCTGATCGGCTCCGTGGTCGCGGTGGCCCGGGGCGGGGCGGCGTTCGCGGTGGGCGTCGTCGCGGTCGCCTTGGCGCTGCTGGTGTGCGTGGCCCTCGCGCGGGCCGTCGCCGCCGCCAACGTACGGCTGCTGGCCAGCCGCAAGGGGCGGGACCTCGCGGTGTTGAGCGGACTGGTCATCGCGATCGGGGCGCAGGTCGTCAACTTCGGCGCGCAGCGGCTCGGGGCGTCCGGGCTGGGCGAGCTCGACCCGGCGGCGGACGTGCTCCAGTGGGTGCCGCCCGCGTCGGCGATCGCGGCCGTACACGCGGTGGGCGAGGGGTCGTACGGTCTCGCCGCCGTGCAACTGGCGCTGACCGCGGGCGCGCTGGCGACGCTGCTCGCGGTGTGGTCGCGGCATCTGACCCGGCTCATGACCTCGCCCGACGGATCGACGCTGCCGGCCGCCGAGTCGGCCGCCCGCGAGCGGACGTCGACCGGGCTCGGGCGGCTGCTGCCCGCGGGCCGCACGGGGACGGTCATGGAGCGCAGCCTGCGGTACGTGTGGCGCGACCCCAAGACCAAGGCGGCCTGGGTGACGTCGCTGGCCATCGGCCTGATCGTGCCGGTGTTCAACGCCTGGCAGGGCACCGGGTCCGTGTACTTCGCCTGCTTCGCCGCCGGGATGCTCGGCATCCAGATGTACAACCAGTTCGGGCAGGACACCTCGGCGTTCTGGATGGTCGCGATGACGATCTCGTCGACCCGCGACGCCTACGTCGAGCTGCGCGCCCGCGCGCTGGCGCTGCTGCTGATCACCCTGCCGTACGCCACGCTCGTCACCGTCGTGACGACCGCCATGCTCGGCGACTGGCGGCGGCTGCCGGAGGCGCTGGGGCTGTCCTTCGCGCTGCTCGGCGCGATGCTCGCGACCGGGGCGTGGACGTCCGCCCGCTTCCCCTACTCCATCCCGCAGGAGGGCTACAAGAACGTCGCCCCCGGGCAGACCGGGCTCGCCTGGATCTCCATCTTCGGCGGGATGATCGCCGCCGCCGTGCTGTGCGCGCCCGTCATCGCGCTCACGATCTGGCTGAACGTGAGCGCCGACGGCGACGACTGGACGTGGCTGCTGCTGCCGGTGGGCACGGCGTACGCGGCGGCACTCACCGCGGTGGGACTGCGGCTCGCCGCCCCGCAGACGGCCCGGCGGCTTCCGGAGATCCTCACTGCGGTCAGCAAGGGGTGAACCGCGGGGCGTCAGTCGGTACCGAGGGCGTCCAGGAACGGTTCGATCGCCGCCCGCCAGGCCTCCGGCTGGTCGTAGTGGACCAGGTGACCGGCGTCGGCGACCTCCGCGTACTGGCCGCGGGGCAGGACGCGGACCATCTCCTGGGCCTCGGCCCGGCCCAGCTCGCCATCGAGGCCGCGCACCACCAGAGCCGGGCACCGGACCTGGGCCAGCTCCTCCCAGTGCGCGTCGTACACCCAGGTCTCGCGGGAGCGGAGCATCTGCTCCGGGTCGAAGACCGGTCGCCAGCCGTCCGGGGACTCGGCCATCACCTCGGCGTAGAACTCGCCGCGGGCCGGGTTGGGGCGCTCCACCCAGGGGTCGTCCTCGCCGAACCACTTGCGGACGTCGGCGAGCGTGGCGAACGGCAGCGGCCAGGACGCGAACCACTGGGCCCACTCGTGCTGCGAGGCGGCGCCGAGCGCGGAGGCCCGCATGTCACAGATGATCAGGCCACGGACCAGATCGGGGCGTTTGGCGGCGAGCTGCCAGGCGGTCAGCGCGCCCATGGCGTGGCCGATGAGGACGACCGGGGCGAGGCCGAGCTGGTCCAGAGCGGCCTCGGCGTCGTCGACGTAGGCGTCACGGGTGAAGGAGCCCTGCGGGGGCTTGTCGCTGCGTCCGTGGCCGCGCTGGTCGAGGGCGACCGCTCGGTACCGGCCGGAGAGCCAGCGGGCGGTGGACGCCCAGTGCGAGGCGCGGCCCATGAGGCCGTGGAGTAACAGCACGCCCGGGGAGCCGTCCGGCACGTCCCGCGCGGGATCGGATCCGGCCGGATCGGTCTTGGGCGGGTCGCCGAACTCCCAGGCCGCGAGGCGTACGCCGCCCGTCCCGGTCACGTCGATGCGTCGCGCCATGTCCTGGCACCCCCCAAGCTTCGCGCGGACCGCGGCCGTCTCGGACGGGTCGGTCCTGTGAACCGTGTTCTGCCTGCTGTGCCTTGCCGTTCCTGGTCGTTCCTGTTGGTGTGCACATCCCTGTAGCGCACGTTCCGGTTCGTTCGTCACCCGCAGGTTATCGAATGAGCATTCGAGAATGCCGTTCTCGCGGGCAACACCCCTCGTTCGAGTGACCCCCCTCAAGGATTGATCGCCTCGGTCGAGGGGAGATCTTCAACAGGGGGCGGACCGCTCGGGGAAACCGGTCCGAGGGAAATGACCCTGAGAGCTCGGGGCTCCGGGTCAGCACAGGGGAGGACAGGCCCCGGCGCCGCAAGGCGCCGGGGCCCTCTGCGTCTCCACGGCACATCCCTCCGCCCCCCTCCCCGGCCGGGCGACATCGCTGTCGAGCCGCGGCCAAGAGCCCTCAGGTCATATGCCTCACGCGACAGCGTCGCACGGGAAGCGGGCGAGCGCTGCCATTCGACGGACTGGATCCTGGATTCGACGGGATCACGCCAACGCCACAACCGCCCCACGCACAACGAGAGTTGGCGGCCATCCCGGGACAGGGCCCCCGGCCGGGCTCAGGGCTTGGCGACGAACACGTGGGAGGCCACGTCCGACTCCAGCTCGGCCGCCTCGCCACCGCTGCCGACCAGCACACCGCCCGCCGACTCCGTCACGCTCACCACCGAGCCGGGCTGCACGCCCGCCCGCCGCAGCGTGTACATCAGCTGCGCGTCCGTCTGGATCGGCTCGCCGATACGGCGTACCACGACCGTCTTGCCCTCCGTGCCCGGGTCGAGGCTGGCCAGCGACACCATGCCCTCGTCCAGGAACGGGTCGGCGCCGTCCTTCTCGCCGAGCTCCTCCAGACCCGGGATGGGGTTGCCGTACGGCGACTCCGTCGGGTGCCGCAGCAGCTCCAGGACGCGGCGCTCCACGGCCTCGCTCATCACATGCTCCCAGCGGCACGCCTCTGCGTGGACCTGCTCCCACTCCAGACCGATCACGTCGACGAGCAGACACTCGGCGAGCCGGTGCTTGCGCATCACGCGCGTGGCGAGACGGCGGCCCTCGTCGGTGAGCTCCAGGTGCCGGTCGCTGGCGACGGACACCAGGCCGTCGCGCTCCATCCGCGCCACGGTCTGGCTGACCGTCGGCCCGCTCTGGTCCAGCCGCTCGGCGATACGGGCGCGCATGGGGACCACACCCTCTTCCTCCAGCTCGAGGATGGTGCGGAGATACATCTCCGTGGTGTCGATCAGTCCGGACATACGTGCCCCTCGAATGAGATCTGCCGGAGGCTGGACGGCTCACCGGCGCGTGCGCTGGCCCTGCACCCAATTCTGCCGGATACCACCGACAACCGTGCCGCAGGAGGGAAAGCGGGGATTACCCGGACCCGCGGAGGGGTACGACGGAGCTTTTCACAGCCGTGCGGCACGCTCTCCACGGCCCCGCCGAGCTTTTCACGGCCGTATTGACACCGCACTGGTCCAGACCGCATGATGCGCGACACTCGCGCCCGAGGCCAGCCTGAAGGGACCCCGTATGAGCGACCGCGCGCCGGCCGGCCAGTTCCTCGACGCCGCGATCGGCCTGCTGCGGCGGGTCCGCGACGAGGAGGCCGACAGCATCACGGCGGCCGGGACGCTCCTCGCCGACACCGTCCTAAACGGTGGCCGCCTCTTCGCCTTCGGCGCCGGGCACTCCTCCCTCGCCGCGCAGGACCTCGTCTACCGCGCCGGCGGTCTCGCCCTGATGAACCTGCTCGCCGTGCCGGGGGTCGTCGGCGTCGACGTCATGCCCGCGCCGCTCGGCTCCGCCCTGGAACGCGTCGACGGCCTCGCGAGCGCCGTCCTGGACAGCTCCCCGCTGCACGAGGGCGACGCCCTGCTGATCATCTCCCTCTCGGGGCGCAACGCCCTCCCCGTGGAGATGGCCATGAACGCGCGCGCCCTGGGCGTCAAGGTCATCGGCGTGACGTCGGTGGCGTACGCCTCGGAGACGAAGTCCCGGCACTCCTCGGGGACGTACCTCAAGGACCACTGCGATCTCGTCCTCGACTCGAAGATCGCGGTCGGCGACGCGGAACTCACCCTGGACAACGTGCCCGCCCCCTTCGCCCCCGCCTCCACGGTCGTCACCTCGGCCCTCCTCCAGGCCGTCATGGCGACGACAGCCGCCACACTCGCCGACCGCGGCGTCGAGCCCCCGCTGCTGCGCTCCGGGAACGTCGACGGGGGCCACGACTGGAACGGGCGGGTGATGGAGCGGTACCGGGACCGGATCTTCTACCGGCACTGACACCTTCCGCCGGCGACACGGCCCGGGTCACCCCTGTCGCTCACTCCTCGTCCGACAGCCCCGCGAGATCCAGCGCCGCGGCGATCCTTACCGCCACGTCCTCCGCGTACATCGCGTCGGAGCGCTCGAAGGCACCGCGCCCCGCGCCCCTCAGGAACGTCACGACACCCAGCGTCCGCCCCCGGCTGCGCAGCACCGCGCACAGGGCGTGCACGGCGTCCGGCGGCCACTGGCGGGCCAGGGCCCACTCCCGGGCCTGCTCGGGCGAGACGGCGCCCGAGCTCGCCCGCAGCGCGCCGACCCGCTCCACGCACTGCAGGGCCGGATGCCCCTCGGCGTACCGCACGGGCAGTCCCGCGCGGCCGGCGAGCTTGCTCGGTCCCGGCGCGCCGGAGGGCGTCGCCGCGACCCGCACCAGCCGTACCGGCCCGGCCTCCGTGTCGGTGAGCGCGCCGCCGGCCACCCGGTCGATCAGCGCGTGGTCGGCGAAACCGGCCAGGGCGAAGTCCAGGTGAATCGTCGCCGCCTCCGCCGGGTCCTCGCACTCGGCGGCGGCCCGCGAGGCCCGGTACAGCTGCTGCGTACGGAACCGCAGCAACGACGCCTCCTGCTCGGCCTGCTTGGCCTCCGTCACGTCCTGGAACAGCCAGCCCACCCCCAGCGGAACCGGCTCCTCCGCCAGCGGAGAGGCCAGCCGCAGGAAACCGCTGCGCCAGCACCGCCGCCGCTCCCCCTCGGGCGTGCGCACCGTCACCCACACCTCGGCGGGCGCGGGCGGCGCACCCTCAGCCAGCACATGCTGGAGCGCGCTCTCCAGCTCCTCCACGCCCTGCGCGATCAGCTCCCCGAGCGGCCGCCCGAGCACGGACGTACGCCCCGCGCCCAGCGCCCGGGCCGCGTGCGCGTTCACCACGGCCGGCCGCAGGTCGACGTCCACGAGCACGACACCCCAGCTGGCGTCCTCGAACAGCGCCTCGCTCAACGCGATCGACCGCTCCAGATCGATCTGCACGTGCACCTCGCTGAAGGCGCAGTACACACCCGCGGGCTTGCCGTCCGGACCCCGTACGGCCGCCGACTGCGTCCGCACGAGCACCCGCCCGCCGTCCTTCGTCAGCAGCGCGAACTCGTGCACCTGGCGGCCCGGCGCGTGCATGGCGGACAGCAGCCGCCCCTCGACCTCCTCGGCGTCCGCGCTGCGCACGGCCCACCCGGCGAGGCCCCGCCGCCCCACGGCCTCGTCCGCGCTCCACCCCAGGATCCGCTCGGCCTCGCGGTTCCAGTGCGTCACCACCCCGTCGGCGTCGAAGGCGCACAGCGCCGCGTCCATGCCGTCCAGCAGCGCGGCAAGCAGATCCGAACCATCCGAGTTGTCCCGCTCGGGCTCGTCCGGCCCCAGCTCGTCGGTGGTCCCACTACGCCGGGAAGCACTCACCTGGACCCCCTGCAGGCTGCGTCCGCACGTACGGCACGTCGGTTCGCTCCTTGCAATCATTCAACTGGAACGTGACCCAGCGCACACCGAGTTCCCGCAACATTGATGGAAGGAATCGTTGTACGGCGGCGACCCCCACGTCAACGCCCGGAGGACGGCACGGGCGGGCCTTCCGCGGACTCAGTCGATCAACGACACGGGCCCAGTACCACTCCCGCGCCGCGCGTACACCTCGATCTCGATCTTCATCCGGGGATCCGCAAGGCCGCACACCAACATCGTCGCGGCCGGCCGCACCTCACCCCGGCCTCACCACACCCACGGGTCGGATCAACGTCTCCCACCGGAATCTGCGGCTGCTTCAACGGGGTGACGGATACGAGTGGGCCATCCGGTCCGAGGCGCCACAGTCAACCTCTCGGAAAATGGGTTGATCGGTGGCCGAGCGGTTCTTAGTGTGTGGCTCACACCGAAGGGAGGTGATCCGGCAGATGTATGAAACCCGGACGCGTGAGGTGGCTGCGGGCTAGCGGCCCGACACCACACACAGTGCGGTGCCGGACCGGCACGTGAGCGAAACGTGCAGCCGGCCCAATCTCCAGCAGTCACCCGACCCGCGAGTCGCCGGTACGTCCGGCCGGCTCCTCCTCTGGAGGACCAGGCTCGCGGGTCGTCTGCGTTTTCCGGGGGGCGATGGTGGTGAGTGAGTGGCGCGACGATCGGATCGGCAGCGCTCTGCGGGGTGAGAATCCGGCCGTGATGCGGAGGCTGGACGCCGGGTTCGCGGTGATCGGCGATGTGCAGTTCCTGCCCGGCTACTCCTTGTTGCTGACCGATGATCCCGCGGTGGAGAGGCTGTCGGAGCTGCCGCGGAGCAGGCGGCTGGCGTTTCTGGGGGACATGGAGCGGCTGGGCGAAGCCGTCGAGCGGACCTGTCGGCGGGTGGAGTCGGGGTTTCGGCGGGTCAATCTGGAGATTCTCGGGAACGCCGACGTGTTCCTGCACGCGCATGTGTGGCCGCGGTACGACTGGGAGCCCGAGGATCTCGTGCGGTTGCCCGTGTGGCTCTATCCGCGGGAGATGTGGAGCGAGGAGCGGTATGCGCTCGGGGCGCGGCATCAGCCGTTGCGGGAGGCGATCGGTGAGGAGCTGGACCGGCTCACGGGGTGAGACGTGCGGACGGCCTCACCCGGAGCCGGGTGAGGCCGTGTGGGAGACCGGTCAGTGGGCGATGTCCTCGTAGCCCTCGATGTCGCGGGGGTTGCGGGAGCCGGGGCCGGTGTAGCGGGCCGAGGGGCGGACCAGGCGGCCCGTGCGCTTCTGTTCGAGGATGTGGGCGGACCACCCGGCCGTGCGGGCGCAGGTGAACATGGACGTGAACATGTGGGCCGGGACCTCGGCGAAGTCCAGGACGATGGCTGCCCAGAACTCGACGTTGGTGGCCAGGACCCGGTCGGGACGGCGGGCGTGGAGTTCCGCCAGGGCCGCCTTCTCCAGGGCCTCGGCGACCTCGAAGCGGGGGGCGCCCAGTTCGCGGGCCGTGCGGCGCAGGACCCTCGCCCTCGGGTCCTCGGCGCGGTAGACGCGGTGGCCGAAGCCCATGAGGCGTTCGCCCTTGTCGAGGGTCTGCTTGACGTAGGCCTCGGCGTCGCCCGTCCGCTCGATCTCCTCGATCATGTGCAGGACGCGGGAGGGGGCGCCGCCGTGGAGCGGGCCCGACATCGCGCCGACCGCTCCCGACAGGGCCGCCGCCACGTCCGCGCCCGTCGAGGCGATCACGCGCGCCGTGAACGTGGACGCGTTCATGCCGTGCTCCGCGGCGCTCGTCCAGTACGCGTCCACCGCCGCCACGTGCTTGGGGTCCGGCTCGCCGCGCCAGCGGATCATGAAGCGCTCGACGACGGAGTGGGCCTTGTCGATCTCGCGCTGCGGGACCATCGGCAGGCCCTGGCCGCGGGCCGACTGGGCGACGTAGGACAGGGCCATGACGGCCGCCCGGGCGAGGTCCTCGCGGGCCTCCTCGGCGTCGATGTCCAGGAGGGGTTTCAGGCCCCAGACGGGCGCGAGCATGGCCAGGGCCGACTGGACGTCGACGCGGATGTCGCCGGAGTGGACGGGGATGGGGAACGGCTCGGCGGGTGGCAGGCCCGGGTTGAAGGCGCCGTCGACGAGCAGGCCCCAGACGTTGCCGAAGGAGACGTGTCCGACGAGGTCCTCGATGTCGACGCCCCGGTACCGGAGTGCGCCGCCCTCCTTGTCCGGCTCGGCGATCTCCGTCTCGAACGCGACGACTCCCTCGAGCCCGGGTACGAAGTCGGACATCAGGCGGCTCCTCGTGATGTAAGCGACAGATGGTGTGATGGGGGTGGGGCGACGAACCATGTGTCAGTCAGCTTGCGAAGCGGGCGGCCGTCCGGTGGATCCACGGTCGTGTGCGGCGACTCGCGGTCCTGGCCGGTCCCCCCTGTGATGCCCCGTGCGGCTGGCGGTCACCCAACCGGAACGGCACGGAAACGATATCCCCGAGTGCCACCGTTGGGGAGGGTTCACGGCACTCAGTGCCAGTGAGTGACGAAGGACACCGTCCATACGGCAAGATGACCGGGTGACCGACCGCGACGCCGCCCCCTTCGACCTGGCCTCGATGCGCAAGCAGTACCGGGCCGAGGGCCTCTCCGAGACCGAGCTGGCCGCCACCCCCGTCGAGCAGTTCGCGCGCTGGTTCAAACAGGCCGCGACGGACGGCGGGCTGTTCGAGCCGAACGCCGTGATCGTCTCGACGGCCGACGCCGAGGGCCGGCCCAGCTCCCGCACGGTACTGCTGAAGCACTTCGACGAGCAGGGCTTCGTCTTCTACACGAACTACGACTCCCGCAAGGCGCGTGACCTGGCGGAGAACCCGTACATCTCGCTGCTGTTCCCCTGGCATCCGATGGCCCGGCAGGTCATCGTGACCGGGATCGCGCGGCGTACCGGGCGGGACGAGACGGCGGCGTACTTCCGCACCCGGCCGCACGGCTCGCAGCTCGGCGCGTGGGCCAGCGCGCAGTCCTCGGTGATCGCCACGCGCGCCGACATCGACGGGGCGTACGCCGAGCTGGCCGCCCGCTACCCCGAGGGCGAGCAGGTGCCCGTGCCGCCGAACTGGGGCGGTTTCCGGGTGGCCCCGCAGACGGTGGAGTTCTGGCAGGGCCGCGAGAACCGGCTGCACGACCGGTTGCGGTACGTGGAGCGGGCCGACGGGAGCTGGCGCGTGGAGCGGCTCAGTCCCTGACGCCGCCCAGCGCCTGCTCCAGCAGCCCCGCCCACTGCTCGACCACCCGCTCCCGGCGTGCCGAGTCGTCCGTGAGGAGGTTGGCCAGGCCCAGGCCCCGGGCCATGTCGAGGAGGCCCTGGACGGTTTCGCGGACGCCGGGGACGGATTCGTCGGCGGCCAGGAGGTCGACGGCGATGCGGTGGGTCTCGCGGCCCACGCGGGCTTCGAGTTCGGTGACGCGGGGGCGGAGCTGGTCCTCGTCGGAGGCGGCCACCCAGAGGTGGAGGGCCGCGCGGAACAGCGGTCCGGTGTAGAGGTCGACCAGGGCCGCGACGACCGCGTGGCGGTCTCCGGCCGCGCCCTCCGGGAAGAGGGCGCGCAGGGCCGTGGAGCGTTCCTCGGCGACGTACTCGACGGCCGCGGTGAAGAGGTCCTCGCGGGTCGGGAAGTGGTGCTGGGCGGCGCCGCGGGAGACGCCGGCGCGTTCGGCGACGACGGAGACGGTGGAGCCGGCCCAGCCGTGTTCGGCGAGGCAGGCCACGGCGGCTTCCAGGAGCCGCTGCCGGGTGGCCCGGCTGCGGTCCTGCTTGGGGACTCTCTCCGCACGGTCGACCGTGCTCACACCGCCCATGTCCTCACACCACCCATGCCGGATCCCGTCGTTCGAGGAAGGCCGTCATCCCCTCGCGGGCCTGCGGGGAGGAGAACAGCCGGGCCGAGAGCGCGGTCAGGCCGTCCGCGTCCCGGTCGAAGGTTTCCAGCACCCTAGCCGTGAGCAGCCGTTTCGTCTCGGTCAGGGCGTCGGGGGCGGATCTGCGCAGGCCGTCGAGGATGGGGGCCAGTGCGGTGTCGACGTCGTCGGCGTGGGTGGTGAGCAGGCCGGTGCGGGCCGCCTCCGCCGCGTCGAAGCGCTCGCCGGTGAGGTAGTAGCGGGCCAGCGCGCGCGGGTCGGTGCGCGGGAGGAGCGGCAGGGAGATGACGGCGGGGGCGACGCCGACGCGGACCTCCGTGAAGGCGAAGGTGGCCTCCGCCGAGGCGGCCGCGATGTCGCAGGCGGCCAGCAGGCCGAGGCCGCCCGCGCGGACGTGGCCGGTGACCCGGGCGACGACCGGCTTGGGCAGTTCGACGATCTGCCGCAGCAGGCCGACCAGGGCTTCCGGGGGCGGGGGGTCGCGCAGGTCGGCGCCCGCGCTGAAGGTGTTGCCGGTGTGGGTGAGGACGACCGCCCGGACGCCGGTGTCCTGGCCTGCCTCCGTGAGCGCCTCGGCCAGTTCGCCGACGAGGGCCGCCGACAGGGCGTTGCGGTTGTGGGGCGAGTCGAGGGTGAGGATTTCGACGGCACGCGCGCGTGCCCGGCCGACCAGAGTCATGCGCGCTCCCTGAGCTGTCGGCGGAGGACCTTGCCGGAGGCCGCCCGGGGGACACCGTCGATGAAGGTGACGTGCCGGATCCGCTTGCAGGGGGCGCCGCGTTCGGCGACGTACATCATGATCTCGGCCTCGGAGAGCTCGGTGCGGGACGGCTGGCGGACGACGTACGCGTGCGGGATCTCGTTGCCGTGGGCAGTTCGACGGGCGGGCCCTCTGCGTACTCGCTGCGGAACATGGTTCCTCCTCGCGCGCGGGGCCGTCTCAGTACGACTTGGGCAGGCCCAGGGTCTGGTGGGAGACGTAGTTGAGAATCATCTCCCGGCTCACCGGGGCGATACGAGCCACACGCGCGGCCGTTATCAGCGAGGCGAGACCGAACTCGCGGGTGAGGCCGTTGCCGCCGAGGGTGTGCACGGCCTGGTCCACGGCCTTCACGCAGGCCTCCCCCGCCGCGTATTTGGCCATGTTGGCTGCCTCGCCGGCACCCATGTCGTCGCCCGTGTCGTACAGCCGGGCCGCCTTCTGCATCATCAGGCGCGCGAGTTGGAGGTCGATGTGCGCCTGGGCGAGGGGGTGGGCGATGGCCTGGTGGGCGCCGATGGGGGTGTTCCAGACCTGGCGGTCGCGGGCGTACTCGACGGCTTTCGCGAGGGCGTAGCGGCCCATGCCGATCGCGAAGGCGGCCGTCATGATGCGTTCGGGGTTGAGGCCCGCGAAGAGCTGGAGGAGTCCCGCGTCCTCGTCGCCGACGAGTGCGTCGGCGGGCAGCCGCACGTCGTCCAGGGTCAGCTCGAACTGCTTCTCGGCGGCGTCGAGTTCCATGTCGATGGGATGCCGGGTGAAGCCGGGTGCGTCACGCGGGACGATGAACAGGCAGGGCTTGAGGCGGCCGGTGCGGGCGTCCTCGGTGCGGCCGACGATGAGGGTCGCGTCCGCGACGTCGACGCCGGAGATGAAGACCTTGCGGCCGGTGAGGATCCAGTCTCCGGTGTCCTCGTCGCGGCGGGCGGTGGTCGTGATGCGGTGGCTGTTGGAGCCGGCGTCCGGTTCCGTGATGCCGAAGGCCATGAGGCGGGAGCCGTCGGCCAGGGCGGGGAGCCAGTGTTGTTTCTGGGCGTCTGTGCCGAAGCGGGCTATCACTGTGCCGCAGATGGCTGGTGAGACGACCAGCATGAGGAGGG
This region of Streptomyces caelestis genomic DNA includes:
- a CDS encoding SIS domain-containing protein, coding for MSDRAPAGQFLDAAIGLLRRVRDEEADSITAAGTLLADTVLNGGRLFAFGAGHSSLAAQDLVYRAGGLALMNLLAVPGVVGVDVMPAPLGSALERVDGLASAVLDSSPLHEGDALLIISLSGRNALPVEMAMNARALGVKVIGVTSVAYASETKSRHSSGTYLKDHCDLVLDSKIAVGDAELTLDNVPAPFAPASTVVTSALLQAVMATTAATLADRGVEPPLLRSGNVDGGHDWNGRVMERYRDRIFYRH
- a CDS encoding alpha/beta fold hydrolase, whose amino-acid sequence is MARRIDVTGTGGVRLAAWEFGDPPKTDPAGSDPARDVPDGSPGVLLLHGLMGRASHWASTARWLSGRYRAVALDQRGHGRSDKPPQGSFTRDAYVDDAEAALDQLGLAPVVLIGHAMGALTAWQLAAKRPDLVRGLIICDMRASALGAASQHEWAQWFASWPLPFATLADVRKWFGEDDPWVERPNPARGEFYAEVMAESPDGWRPVFDPEQMLRSRETWVYDAHWEELAQVRCPALVVRGLDGELGRAEAQEMVRVLPRGQYAEVADAGHLVHYDQPEAWRAAIEPFLDALGTD
- a CDS encoding transporter, translating into MSDSTITPVFVRLKLSLLRNGLRQSGGRKAAYIASAVFALLFAALQLIGLIALRGHAHVESLVVLVAAVLGLGWAVMPLFFPSGDETLDPTRLVMLPLRPRPLVRALLTASLVGIGPLFTLCLLIGSVVAVARGGAAFAVGVVAVALALLVCVALARAVAAANVRLLASRKGRDLAVLSGLVIAIGAQVVNFGAQRLGASGLGELDPAADVLQWVPPASAIAAVHAVGEGSYGLAAVQLALTAGALATLLAVWSRHLTRLMTSPDGSTLPAAESAARERTSTGLGRLLPAGRTGTVMERSLRYVWRDPKTKAAWVTSLAIGLIVPVFNAWQGTGSVYFACFAAGMLGIQMYNQFGQDTSAFWMVAMTISSTRDAYVELRARALALLLITLPYATLVTVVTTAMLGDWRRLPEALGLSFALLGAMLATGAWTSARFPYSIPQEGYKNVAPGQTGLAWISIFGGMIAAAVLCAPVIALTIWLNVSADGDDWTWLLLPVGTAYAAALTAVGLRLAAPQTARRLPEILTAVSKG
- a CDS encoding ABC transporter ATP-binding protein; amino-acid sequence: MTEGDAVGSSAVRVQGLWKRFGQQVAVAGIDLELPAGKFIGLVGPNGAGKTTTLSMVTGLLRPDQGTVEVVGHDVWRDPVEVKARIGVLPEGLRLFERLSGRELLAYNGRLRGLPGAEVDKRATQLLDVLDLAGAQHKLVVDYSTGMRKKIGLATALLHNPEVLFLDEPFEGVDPVSAQTIRGVLERYTASGATVVFSSHVMELVESLCDWVAVMAAGRIRAHGTLAEVRGDAPSLQRAFLELVGAQSRDAGSHLDWLGGGSR
- a CDS encoding HIT family protein gives rise to the protein MVVSEWRDDRIGSALRGENPAVMRRLDAGFAVIGDVQFLPGYSLLLTDDPAVERLSELPRSRRLAFLGDMERLGEAVERTCRRVESGFRRVNLEILGNADVFLHAHVWPRYDWEPEDLVRLPVWLYPREMWSEERYALGARHQPLREAIGEELDRLTG
- a CDS encoding citrate synthase 2, with the protein product MSDFVPGLEGVVAFETEIAEPDKEGGALRYRGVDIEDLVGHVSFGNVWGLLVDGAFNPGLPPAEPFPIPVHSGDIRVDVQSALAMLAPVWGLKPLLDIDAEEAREDLARAAVMALSYVAQSARGQGLPMVPQREIDKAHSVVERFMIRWRGEPDPKHVAAVDAYWTSAAEHGMNASTFTARVIASTGADVAAALSGAVGAMSGPLHGGAPSRVLHMIEEIERTGDAEAYVKQTLDKGERLMGFGHRVYRAEDPRARVLRRTARELGAPRFEVAEALEKAALAELHARRPDRVLATNVEFWAAIVLDFAEVPAHMFTSMFTCARTAGWSAHILEQKRTGRLVRPSARYTGPGSRNPRDIEGYEDIAH
- a CDS encoding metal-dependent transcriptional regulator, which translates into the protein MSGLIDTTEMYLRTILELEEEGVVPMRARIAERLDQSGPTVSQTVARMERDGLVSVASDRHLELTDEGRRLATRVMRKHRLAECLLVDVIGLEWEQVHAEACRWEHVMSEAVERRVLELLRHPTESPYGNPIPGLEELGEKDGADPFLDEGMVSLASLDPGTEGKTVVVRRIGEPIQTDAQLMYTLRRAGVQPGSVVSVTESAGGVLVGSGGEAAELESDVASHVFVAKP
- a CDS encoding PAS domain-containing protein yields the protein MIARSEPTCRTCGRSLQGVQVSASRRSGTTDELGPDEPERDNSDGSDLLAALLDGMDAALCAFDADGVVTHWNREAERILGWSADEAVGRRGLAGWAVRSADAEEVEGRLLSAMHAPGRQVHEFALLTKDGGRVLVRTQSAAVRGPDGKPAGVYCAFSEVHVQIDLERSIALSEALFEDASWGVVLVDVDLRPAVVNAHAARALGAGRTSVLGRPLGELIAQGVEELESALQHVLAEGAPPAPAEVWVTVRTPEGERRRCWRSGFLRLASPLAEEPVPLGVGWLFQDVTEAKQAEQEASLLRFRTQQLYRASRAAAECEDPAEAATIHLDFALAGFADHALIDRVAGGALTDTEAGPVRLVRVAATPSGAPGPSKLAGRAGLPVRYAEGHPALQCVERVGALRASSGAVSPEQAREWALARQWPPDAVHALCAVLRSRGRTLGVVTFLRGAGRGAFERSDAMYAEDVAVRIAAALDLAGLSDEE